From a single Nissabacter sp. SGAir0207 genomic region:
- a CDS encoding cell wall metabolism sensor histidine kinase WalK yields MAIASNNNVRGRLFWKILLGFWFTFILMTQILWVVFSFYGTHHEPPENSLARRFVKLQMTSAITTLERGGLPALESLVAAWPDNDKQYLSVSRAMMPASGAPLEALEPGQPRGQEPAQIVEFAQGPDGQGYRLRYDMRGLMTQYHRNRPDDILHMPSPLFWVGALGGLLFSALLAWNLTRPMQQIRGAFDQVAQGDLAVRLFPTMRKRHDEMSIVARDFDAMVERLQVLVKAREELLHDVSHELRSPLARLQLAIGLARQNPLNVENSLQRIEHEAGRLDKMIGELLALSRAENSTMPDEEYFDLLGLVEAVVNDARYEAQIPGVHIALEAADGDYTVKGNAELIRRAIDNVVRNALRFSAQGQTVTVSLNGKEAFYQIEVADQGPGVEEGKLSSIFDPFVRVKSPLSGKGYGLGLAITRKVIMAHHGQVEARNVEPHGLCISLRIPQWK; encoded by the coding sequence TTGGCTATCGCATCAAATAACAATGTGCGCGGCCGGCTGTTCTGGAAGATCCTGCTGGGGTTCTGGTTCACCTTTATCCTGATGACCCAGATCCTCTGGGTGGTCTTCTCCTTCTACGGCACCCACCATGAGCCGCCAGAGAACAGTCTGGCGCGGCGCTTCGTCAAGTTGCAGATGACCTCCGCCATCACCACGCTGGAGCGCGGCGGCCTGCCAGCGCTGGAGTCGCTGGTGGCCGCCTGGCCAGACAACGATAAACAGTACCTCTCGGTGAGCCGGGCGATGATGCCAGCCAGCGGTGCGCCGCTGGAGGCGCTGGAGCCGGGGCAGCCGCGCGGGCAAGAGCCAGCGCAGATTGTGGAGTTCGCCCAGGGGCCAGACGGGCAGGGCTACCGCCTGCGCTATGACATGCGCGGCCTGATGACGCAGTACCACCGCAATCGCCCGGATGACATCCTGCATATGCCGTCGCCGCTGTTCTGGGTCGGCGCGCTTGGCGGCCTGCTGTTCAGCGCGCTGTTGGCCTGGAACCTCACCCGGCCAATGCAGCAGATCCGCGGCGCCTTTGATCAGGTGGCGCAGGGTGATTTGGCGGTGCGGCTCTTCCCCACCATGCGCAAGCGGCACGATGAGATGTCAATTGTGGCGCGCGATTTCGACGCGATGGTGGAGCGGTTGCAGGTGCTGGTCAAGGCGCGTGAGGAGCTGCTGCATGATGTCTCGCATGAACTGCGCTCGCCGCTGGCGCGCCTGCAACTGGCCATCGGGCTGGCGCGGCAGAACCCGCTCAACGTCGAGAATTCGCTCCAGCGCATTGAGCATGAGGCCGGGCGGCTCGACAAGATGATTGGCGAACTGCTGGCGCTGTCACGGGCGGAGAACAGCACCATGCCCGACGAGGAGTATTTCGACCTGCTGGGGCTGGTGGAAGCGGTGGTGAATGACGCGCGCTATGAGGCGCAGATCCCCGGTGTGCATATCGCGCTGGAGGCGGCGGACGGCGACTACACCGTCAAGGGCAATGCGGAGCTGATTCGCCGCGCCATCGACAACGTGGTGCGCAATGCGCTGCGCTTCTCGGCGCAGGGGCAGACGGTCACGGTGTCGCTCAACGGCAAAGAGGCGTTCTATCAGATTGAGGTGGCGGATCAGGGGCCGGGGGTGGAGGAGGGCAAACTCTCGAGCATCTTTGACCCGTTTGTGCGCGTGAAGTCGCCGCTCTCCGGCAAGGGTTATGGGCTGGGGCTGGCGATCACCCGCAAGGTGATCATGGCGCACCACGGGCAGGTGGAGGCGCGTAACGTCGAACCGCATGGCCTGTGCATCAGCCTGCGCATCCCACAGTGGAAATGA